CAAACTTCATCATTCTTTGCATTGTCAAAACAAAAACACCAATTTGCATAACAACTGTGAAATTTTATTGCTAAAGACTGAACAACATGGTCAAAACCCAAGCAAGACCAATGTGAAAGATCAAAACTAAACAGACTAAATAGATATCTCACATAATTACTATTCtcatctctccctttgacattaatgacaatgggGAGAGATGACAAGTTTTAGAGAGATAAAAATGAAAACATATGTGATCTACCTGAGACAAAATGCTAGTAGATAGATTAGTGAATAGAGGAGAGGGATAAGACACCCAACCTCTATCTTAACCATTCAAAGACCTCCTTTGCCaagggtttagtgaaaatatcagctgcTTGGTTTGTGGTGGAAACATAACTCATAGTAACTGCATTTTCTATAACTTGCTCTCTCAAAAAATGGTATTTAATAtgaatgtgctttgttcttgagTGTTGAACAAGATTTTTAGAAGTATTGATTGCACTAGTTTTATCACACAGGATGGAAACTAGTTTAGGAACATGTACCTTCATCTCTTAAACTATTTGCACCATCCAAAGGACTTGTGTACAACATGAAGTATGTTACCCTTTAAAAATTTAAATCACGACTTAGTTGATTCCCTGTATGTCCGTTTCCTAAGGTTCTCTTTGTTCGCCTTATAATTTAAGTGTTAAGTCACGGTCCTTGTGTAATTATGAAGTTAGTCGAGCATTGTTCACTTTCTTTAACCATAGTCGTAGAGTTGTAAATTTTCAAAAGTCCCCGATCACCCGACCTTTCTCTTTGTCTTGTGTTTTGGTCGCTCGCGCGGATGTTGGCAAAAGTCCGAAAACCCCGACCATGAGTTTTGTAGTTTGTGTTCTCCGTGATCAAGCAACTTGTGAAGCCTTGCTCAAATTTTGGGGCGCCGCCACCGTGTTGAGTCAATTGTACAGACTAACCTTGTTTTGCCTTGTAAGCAGGAACATGCAGATGAGGGAACCGTTTTTAAAGCggcaaaataaatacaacattaaaGGCATGTCACATCATATGGGTACATCGACGAGGTGAGGAATGTTTTTCGAACCAACTTTCATTGTTCACTTATGCTTTCATGAAGTGAGCTATCTAATTCGAGCCCATGCAGAGTGAGATCCGAAATCATTGGGCAGGAGTGAAGGACACAAAGATTGAGCACTTGAACCTGGGAGAGTTTCTACGAGATCTCGAACAAAAAGAAAGGACCTCATCGCGAGATAAAATCTTTCAGAGTGGTTTAGCCTATGCAGTTGGTTTTCCACCTGTTGTGCCCTATGTCAACTTAGTTGTTACGTGTTCTAAAAGATACGACCCAATGACACATGAAATTCGAAAGGAGGACAGAAAGGCCATTGCACAAATTAACTCTGAAAGTATTTCCCATGTTTTGTGCCTCCCTAAGAAAGAAGCCTCTAAAGATATGTTTGTTCTTGCCGATGAAGAATATTTCCGAGCTCATGGAGACTGGTGCAAAAACTGCATTGCCAAGTCTTGGCTGAAATCTGAAAGAGGAGGTAAGTCTCAATTGCCCTCCAGACTAAAAAGAATACATTTTAGGGATGAGATTTCATAAATTATTGCCTTATTGCATCGTGTATTGGGAATGTCTACACCAACTCTTGAATTTTGGATGTGCCGCTTTATTTTAGTAATTTACAGTCCACAAAATTCCATCAATTGGGCCTCTATAATTAGTTACCACTTAAATGAGCAATTGAGGAGTTTTCAAGAGTCTCTGCCCTTTAGCATGTGTTCATACTTAGTATATATTCTAGCTAGTCAATAATTTTTTGGCTTGGGTTGGAATTGTAATGCTTTCCCTCTACATGTATACCTATTTTCATATAATTTCCCCAACTCACCATGTAGGTGGGCATGCAAACCTTTTCCCATGTAAATGATGTTTTCCTAATGGGACTTGTTAAGGAACTGGAAGGAAATCCCAGACTATGGATTTCCCATGAGGTCACTGCCTTTGTGATGGAATTTGGAAGTTTCTACACCCAATTTGACAGATTCACATATCTTAGAATTGGGGGTTTTGAAAAAGATTTGTTAAAGCTGCCTTATTTTCCTGCTGATTTTATTGTATTCTTGGAGGTTTGTCGACAGATGGCCATGGATAATGTCAAATATTTGAATTTGAGAAAAAAGGGACATCCTTTCCCATTGTCAATGTCTCATTTTTCTTGTAAAACAAATAGTGTTGCAAAAGGAGTCAAGAAAACCTTGGAGGAATTTCACTTTCATTCCTTGCCAGCCAGGGATAGTTCTAATAGAAAAGGCTATATGAAGCATTGCTTGTATGGAGCCAAGAATTATGTGCGTTAGCAaaatattgaagatttttgggaagattgtttTGACGATGTTGAGGTGTTTAGAAGAAGTTTCATGAGACTCATTCTGCAacaaattcatattttttgcatttCTTTTAATATCCTTGATAATGCAGTGGAAGATGAGGTCATCCTTGACCTAGACTATCACACTCTTATTGACAAGGCTCCACCTAGGATTGATTGGTCCGAAAGTGAACTCTCAGATTTGATGGCCCACATAAAACTTTCGTGTTAAGAAAAACATCTAATTGGTTGAATGGAAAATGGAGACAACATGTTAACCCCTCACAAGGTCAGAAGTCATCATCTTGTGGAGATCAAGTGGTTGTCTCGGCTACTTCTGTCCAGGTGTCAATAGACAAACCTGCTACTAAATTGCCTAGCCAAGGCTCATAGTTTGGTGGTGATGGGGAAAGACCCAAGGAAATTGGATCCAGACTCAAATAAGCttgcaagaaggatgaaaaggCCGTGTCATCAAAAGGGAAGACACCACTTGTTGATTATGAGGGCATTTACCAACAGATTATTAATgataattctttttttgatttattggaaattccttcctctCCTGTTCAAAATACTTCAGTGAGTACTACTAATATAGACTCAAGACTTGAGACAAATTCTCTATCTTGCTTGAAAAtagaggtagagaagaagagaaaaaccaTCACATCTACCACCGGTGAAGTTGATATAGTCGCCCTGTTGTTGTAGAGTTCTCATAAGCCCAAGAAGGTGAAGATGATGTCTTGAATCATCTTTGATTTTGTGTCTGGTCACCAACTATTAGAAATCACTGACCCCATTAAGGATATGAACAAAGGTGAAATAACAGAGAATGATTACAAAATTAGTCATGTGGATATACGACCTTCTACCCTGGAAGGGGATGTTTATCATGCTGATTTTTCAGTGAATGCATTGATTAAAAGAGAAAaggagcaaaagaaagaaaatttggagCTACAATCTCAAGTGCAgtcattgaaggatttcatttcatgTATTATAAATCCTATAACAAGGGAATCCTTAAGTTCAAGTGTGCAAGGAATTGCCCCCGATACTGTGCAAAAAATTAAGAGTAATCTCGGATATGCCAAGGCTGTCACTGAGTAgatgaatgaattgtatcaagttgGTATCATTTATGTCACCAAGTTTAGGAGATTGTATTTAACTATGCTAAATAAGAGGAAAGATCTGGTAGCTGACTTACAACAAGTTTGAAAGGAGCATGACAGTATATTTGTGCTTGCAAGAGAGGTCATAGAGCTCCTTTCCATTAGCCATGCTACATTGGTGACTGAAAAATTGGTGGATCATCCTAAATAAATTGAACCTACCTGGCTTGAGGCTTTGGATTGGAAAGTAAAAATTTATGATGATTACATAGGTGACAATAATAAAGCACTGAGGTAGTACTTCAAAGACCTGGTTAAGATCAAAGATAATTTTAATGCTTTGGAGGTTGATCGGATGGATGGATTTGAGGAGAATGTACATGAGCTTAATCAAATGCTAGATCAGTTCAAAGAGACTTATCATAAAGAAATCAGAGAACCTCAAACCATTTCCCCAAAGGTGTTCAAGAGGCTGAGCCATTTGGAAACTTACACAGTAGCCTTTGAAGTTGAAATTGATGGCATACACAAAAACCTGGTTAATACAGATAAATCACtttctaagtggaagaaaaggttGCAAGTCACAACCACACTATGGGATAGAAGCATTACCACAGTCATCAATAGGTATTGAGAATACAGATAGAGAATTAAAGCTCAAGAGGCATCATGTGATTGGCAGGAGGTGGAGGTTATTGGTAGTCAAAATTCTAAAGCTGGAGCAACGGTTGTGATTTTATAGTTTttattgcttttcttgatattggCTCTTATCCCTTTTTAAAGACTCAGTTTCAAATAACAGTTGTCTTCAAGAAACCGTTACTTTTTAAGATTTGAATAGTTGGACTTGAACTTAATTGAGGATATTCTGGGCAAACTTTGATTTTCTCATTAGAGGAAaaacttctattttattaagtatatttttgtttttcaattaattTCAATATAGAAAGACATTGGTGGTTTTAGGTATCCATGATCTTTGAGTTGTGGTGTATGAATTCCTTCTGTTTGTGTTGGATGGTTTATTGATAAATGATCTATATTCAAAAGTGAATGATTAAGTATATCtgttactgcaaaagtattatctatgAATGATGCTTCTGTAGTGATTTTTGGCTTATTTAAGGATTGGAAAATTCAAAAAAGAGTACGATTCATGTTGTATGTATGCCTTTTTgaagctttttggttaaaagcactTCCTTAGTTTGCTTTCTATTATGAATGGTTCATTATTTGTTGAAAATTTTATgaaggtagctgccaccttgtaaaataagcaaagaATCAGTCAATAGATGGTTGTTTGAGactggttcaactgtggttacatttgtcacctttatgggcatgagaatatagagttaggtgataaatgtGTTAACCAACAAAGTAGTAGCTATATATTTTGCCTTTGTTGTTGATAGTGACACCGATTCTTACTTTTTTCTATGCCAACACAcaagtctatctcccaagaagaaagattctccactagtactcttcttgtcatcaaggCACCTtgctcaatcaacatcaatataggaAGCTAAGGTAAAATAATTGGGTCTAGGGTATCACAAATCATAGTCCAATGTGCCTATGATATATCTAAAGATCCTCTTAACAACATTGACATGAGACTCTTTAGGAGAGGATAGAAACCTTGCAACTAAACACACTACCTGCATGATATCTAGCCTAGATGCTATGAGATATAATAAActtcctatcattgacctatatcTTGTTTGATCAACATCAGGTGAATCGTCAATCTTGCTCAACTTATAGCCCATGACCATGGGTGTTTCCACTAGTTTACATTCATCCATATGAAACCTTGTAAACATCTCTCTTGCATACTTAGTTTGTGATAGAAATATACCCTTTTCAAGTTGAGAGATCTACAATCCAGGAAAGAAGGACAACTCTCCaagcaaagacatttcaaattataaTTGCATGAGATTAGAAAAACATTTTACACATATCATTATTGTTGcaaccaaatattatgtcatctacataaaCTTCTACAACAAGTACATCCTCACCTTGTATTCTAACATTCAAATTTCTGTCCACACCACCTCTTGTAAATTCTTATGCCAATAAGTGCTTTTCCTATCTAGagtaccaagctcgaggagcttgtttcaaaccatataaatccttTTTCAGCCTATAAACATAATCAAAACTCTTTGTACATGTGAAGCCTTTTTACTGCTCCATAtagacctcttcatcaagatatCCATTAAGAAATActatcttaacatccatttggtagattTTGAAGTTTTTATATATTGAAAAAGCCAAGAATATTCTTATGGCTTCAAGCCTAGTCACAAGTGCGAATGTCTCACCAAAGTCTATACCCTTAACCTGAGAGTGTCCCTTACAAAAAAGTATAGTTTTGCTCCTCACAACTTTACCATCTTCTtctaacttgtttctaaatacccatttttatCCAATAACATTTTTACCTTTAGGCCTAGGGACTAGTTCACATGTTTTATTCTTTTTAATCTGTCctaattcctcctccatggccttgatccaacattcatctttgctAGCCTCAGTATAGTTTTTTAGGTTCTATTGTTGATAACAAATAAAAATCTGCTTGTTCAACCAATAAAGAAACTCTTCTTCTAGTTTGAACCATAACATCtttgtctccaattatttgttcttgagGATGATTCTTTAGCAGTGTCTTCGAAGGAGTTTTAGATACTATCACCCCAATGATAGGAACATATGTTTTCATCACAATATCCATCGGTTTACTTACTAGCTCTTCTTCTTTAGGAGTTTCCACTTCAACTTTTGAATGAGATTCTTGCTCAAAATTTTCAATACTATTTTTGTCAACATGCAACttttcatcaacctttacattagCAATCACAACTATCCTTTTTAGCCTTTTATTGAAACACTTATATGCCTTATTTTGTGTAGAATAGCCAAGGAAAATACCAACAAGAATACATTATGTAACTGCATAAAGCTCCCACTATAAGTGATACCAAGTTATAAATGGCATCATGAATAACATCATTGCCAAAACTTCACTGAAAGTGAATAGATCTTCTCATGCACCATAACCTACTGCTAAGATTCAACTATATTAGGTACTCCCAATAAAATCCTTTTCTCACTAGAATAATCATGCTAATATAATAATGGTGAGCAACAACAAGGCCTACCAAATTGAATCCTCATTAGACAATTTACAAGATCAACACATATGCAACATCTTGAAAAAGAATTACATAATTAATGCTTCAATCTCAAACAACTAAAAGATTCAACCCCACATCGATATCATGCATAACAGAGATAATCAAGCATAACATGTGGATTTTCATGACTCAAACACCAAAATCAATGCTAGACCTGATTTGCTAAACAAAATCACATAGGAGTAACCATATGTCAATAAGAACCTTCCAAGCAACCATGCAAACCTGTAACCATCTCCATCCAGAATACTCTAAATCTAATCATACCATAGATCTGCATACCATAACATTTAGTTAACATGTAAAACTTGCAAAACCATCTCTACAAATATAACATTCATTTAAACATCTAAACAATCACATTATACATATCATCTAAACAATGGAAATACCACAAATCTACAAAACCCAACAGTTGAAAACAAGAGATCACTGCAACCCAATAAAAGAAAGTAAAGTTGTCTAGGAGCTTAAACCATATAAAACATATTAGCTCCACAACTCTCAAAGAGGTTAGTGGATTATCTTCTAGTGCTTTCatgtaaccatgggctaaaaccttGAACGCAACTTAAGCATTCCATTTTGTAGTCTAAATAACTGGTGTATCTCCATGTGACTAGGATGTCCATACTCATCCAACATGAATGCCTTGTCATTACACATGACCATAAGGTAAAGGAACACAACCACCAAATAAGAGGATACATACAAATTATCGAACTCCATGAATATCCATAAGCATGAGCAGCTCTGTGAAGATCCATAAGCATGAGCTTCAAATGCCCAACATAGATCACATTGATAATATACATGGTTTCCAATTTGACAAATCTACAAAACAAAGTTAACTCACATAACATTAATTTCAGCCAAAAAAACCTTTCAATAATCTTTAGTTCCTTCTTAAGGATTCCCACAAGCTTGTCAAGCtaagaaacaaaaaaatagagaaataCCCAGAACCATTAAActttagctctaataccaaatgttgggaaataaataggttcaataccaaatattgtgaagatcaatctttaTCCAATAATTTAATCAAAGAATGACATTCAAGGCTTGGATAGAaacaacatgaaaatttgaaacttATATGCAAATCTTAAAATTAAGTCACCTTAATTGTGAAAAACCCATGATTAGATCTTTTTTCCTTATGATGCCAAAAAATAACTTGTTATccatgcttaataaacctatcttatatgAACTTctaacaacaataaataatgatttaCATTAGCATAAGATACAAACAATAGgacataaatcaacaacataaaatccacacataaaacaagatttacgtggagaaaccTTTGcgaaaaaaactccaccaagaagagatgaCACACTTGTATTAACACCAATAAaagtgcttacaatacaatcactcccattctcctctttgcctccaccATAGCAAGACTTATGgacatgtgaacaacctccttatgcctcacATCTGTCCTTCATTCTTCTAGAGAAAACTACATTCAACTGTTCCCCATTTTGTTACACATAAAATCTACGCCCAAAGACTAAATTTATAGAATGACAAGAGCTTCAAAACAATCAATAAATGTTCCCAAAGAAGACTCTTCATTACTCATGACCACAACCCTTAGAATGCCTCCATGGAAATAAAAAATACATCGATTTAGCTTCCAATACGTTCCCTCCAATATGGacacctatacttgcaagataaacattacattaattgTAATAAATGATCGAAAACTAAGAGACACATGTTGCCTCTTCCATACCCCCACTTGCAGAAGCCCATAGGtcactctttttccactttctcaagtcattaaatatcttattttagacACCCATAACtagagaaaataatattaaatatttgtgttcacaacccacttttattGCTGCTAGTGTAACTTATCACCACTTTTTATTGCTCTAGTGTAACTTATTATAGAtaatggtgagaattaaatattacaaattattttcctaATACATTttaagtgccttaggacactttccaaggatgttggaaccatgccaTAAGATTTACAAAGTAGATAGCACCTTACTCCTAATAGAAACATTGATACataaaatacatttgaaaaaacTATACAATAATCATTTACCAAAAGTTAAAAAATCATTTGAATCACTTCAATAATAATATCTCTCCATATCTTCTACATATATTTTTCTAAATATAAATACactaatataataaatattgtcacttttaaataaaacaatataattaaattaaacatttcttTTTGATATATGATATTTCCAATTGAAAAATTAACCTTCATATTGCAATTCTATAAACTCCGTAATCACCTTAACTAGGTAAATATATGTTTAAACGTCCTTAAATACAACTTCATAAGAGAGGAAGAAAGAGGATGGTTTGCATGGCATCATTCTTCAAGCACATGACCATACCCGAAATTGGGTTGTGCCTGAATTTATATTTACGTCCGAGAATCCACGAGAGCAGGCACATTCATCGCTCGTATAGGAGATTTTCGAGTCCATCAGCTAAAACATTTCTTCCTTTATCAAAAGCCCAAGCCGGCCTAACTCTGGGCTGGAATCAGGAAAAGTCGATTAAACTGCAAGTTCCCTTGTTCGAAAGAAAACCCATCTTCTCTACAAACTTACATGACCTCATAGAGTGGAGAAAATGGGCTCAAGAATTGGCAAACTCAGTTGGGTCAAGATTTCTAGAAACAGATGGGGGCCCTGAGTCGAAAGACTTATTGAGGGAGATTGAATGGCTTTTGGAAGATACAGTAGATGGGTACTCTACGCATTCAGCAATGCATGAATTACCTGCTGATTTGGCTCTGAGAACAAGCATTGAAGACTTGTATGTATTGTGGAGGGAAAGAGTTGAGAAGAGGCGGCCATTCCAGTACATTGTGGGATGTGCACATTGGAGAGACTTGGTGTTGGCTGTGCAAGAGGGTGTGTTGATTCCAAGGCCCGAGACAGAGCAACTAATAGATATTGCTCAGAATGTGATGTTGAGAGATGGG
The nucleotide sequence above comes from Cryptomeria japonica chromosome 11, Sugi_1.0, whole genome shotgun sequence. Encoded proteins:
- the LOC131049512 gene encoding uncharacterized protein LOC131049512 — encoded protein: MVCMASFFKHMTIPEIGLCLNLYLRPRIHESRHIHRSYRRFSSPSAKTFLPLSKAQAGLTLGWNQEKSIKLQVPLFERKPIFSTNLHDLIEWRKWAQELANSVGSRFLETDGGPESKDLLREIEWLLEDTVDGYSTHSAMHELPADLALRTSIEDLYVLWRERVEKRRPFQYIVGCAHWRDLVLAVQEGVLIPRPETEQLIDIAQNVMLRDGTLAKGVWADLGTGSGALAIGLSLLLEAQGRVVAVDLSHVAVSVARYNVERYGLQALVDVRQGSWFSPIQDVNGQLAGLLSNPPYIPSDQISGLQSEVGKHEPRLALDGGIEGFSDLVLLCKGAISALRPGGFVGFETNGGRQAEVIADNLCSTSENSFRDVQIIADYAGIPRFVTALRC